In Oceaniferula marina, the following proteins share a genomic window:
- a CDS encoding sigma-70 family RNA polymerase sigma factor, with amino-acid sequence MHVIDDARHPDPEPFVRLLAEHERYLGGYIYHLIPHAADAEDVLQDVKLALWQAFDQYEEGTNFGAWSRKVAFHRVMAFRKKKAVEGRRLVFTDQCIEFLAEQFKTDPHVADEEAHRLRACMARLKKDQQTLIALRYREEFSIEEIAVRMNKTVAASYRALSRVRLLLRKCLSKEGI; translated from the coding sequence ATGCATGTGATTGATGATGCCCGTCACCCTGACCCGGAACCGTTTGTACGCTTGCTTGCCGAGCATGAACGTTATTTGGGTGGTTACATTTACCACTTGATTCCCCATGCGGCGGATGCCGAGGATGTGTTGCAGGATGTGAAACTGGCATTGTGGCAGGCATTCGATCAGTATGAGGAGGGTACGAACTTCGGTGCCTGGAGCCGGAAGGTGGCCTTTCATCGGGTGATGGCATTTCGCAAAAAAAAGGCTGTGGAGGGCAGGCGCCTTGTGTTTACCGACCAGTGCATCGAGTTCCTGGCGGAACAGTTTAAAACGGACCCCCATGTGGCGGATGAGGAAGCACATCGTTTGCGTGCCTGTATGGCTCGTCTAAAAAAAGATCAGCAGACTTTGATCGCTTTGAGGTATCGGGAGGAGTTTTCGATCGAAGAAATTGCCGTGCGAATGAATAAGACAGTGGCGGCATCGTACCGCGCTCTGAGCCGTGTCCGACTGCTTTTGAGAAAATGTTTAAGCAAGGAGGGAATATGA
- a CDS encoding FecR domain-containing protein yields the protein MKSKKEWEIAELFERVVDGRASEQEVSDLEQHLMTDSEALTLYQDLARQHSQLQMTDGIGLDAKFSDPSKVTPRFRGRFFVAAAAAALLLFGMMWMQLRSLENRESDPVVAELTAASSAKWGACSLPTTPGGDLTRGQLELLQGTATLTFSSGAVVSLEAPVKMDLLTGMKALLHYGTAVADVPEQAVGFRLDTPDCEVTDLGTSFAVSVDKESREARIDVLDGEVELYHGSSDHRKRVLKNQSVDINQDGVSAGRGSLEEFGRVSRSGPAFKAGVITTERGAGGHATVISDHKDTHLSPGLLLVKHSKDGRYARKSYLKFDLRHQEVDQIKKLTLVLNQVQSPYGLASFVPDCEFVVYGLLDGERDLWDAGTMGWLDAPANQADSPWKVQSDQVVELGSFVIPKGQQQGMIRFTSERMGEWARADGNGLLSLIIVRKTCELRGEGLVHAFAGNHYPEGQAPRLLIELE from the coding sequence ATGAAAAGTAAAAAGGAATGGGAAATAGCGGAGTTGTTTGAGCGTGTTGTTGATGGTCGAGCGAGTGAGCAGGAAGTGTCTGATCTCGAGCAGCACCTGATGACGGATTCAGAGGCCTTGACGCTCTATCAGGATTTGGCCCGGCAGCACAGCCAGCTTCAGATGACCGATGGCATCGGACTGGATGCCAAGTTTTCCGATCCGTCGAAAGTGACGCCGAGGTTTCGGGGCAGGTTCTTCGTAGCTGCGGCCGCAGCGGCGTTGCTTCTTTTCGGAATGATGTGGATGCAATTGCGCTCTCTCGAGAATCGTGAATCCGATCCGGTGGTCGCGGAGCTTACGGCTGCCTCCTCGGCCAAATGGGGCGCTTGTTCATTGCCGACCACCCCGGGGGGTGATTTGACGCGAGGCCAGCTTGAGCTTCTGCAGGGGACGGCAACCTTGACCTTTTCATCGGGCGCGGTGGTCAGTCTGGAAGCTCCGGTGAAAATGGATTTACTCACAGGCATGAAGGCCCTGCTTCATTACGGGACCGCCGTGGCGGATGTTCCGGAACAGGCGGTTGGCTTTCGATTGGATACGCCTGATTGTGAAGTGACGGACTTGGGGACATCTTTTGCCGTTTCGGTGGATAAGGAAAGCCGAGAGGCTCGGATCGATGTTCTGGATGGTGAAGTGGAACTTTATCATGGATCCAGCGATCACCGGAAACGTGTGCTGAAAAACCAGAGTGTCGATATCAACCAGGATGGGGTTTCCGCCGGAAGAGGCTCTCTGGAGGAGTTCGGGCGAGTTTCAAGATCGGGGCCGGCATTCAAGGCCGGGGTGATCACCACAGAAAGGGGAGCCGGTGGACATGCTACGGTGATATCAGATCATAAAGATACCCACTTGTCCCCCGGTCTTTTGTTAGTTAAACATTCGAAGGATGGGAGGTATGCCCGGAAGAGTTACCTCAAATTCGACCTTCGTCATCAGGAGGTCGATCAAATTAAAAAGCTGACGCTCGTTTTGAATCAAGTGCAGAGCCCCTATGGTCTGGCTAGTTTTGTTCCCGACTGTGAGTTTGTCGTGTATGGTCTGCTCGATGGTGAGAGGGACCTCTGGGATGCCGGCACAATGGGTTGGTTGGATGCTCCGGCGAACCAAGCCGATTCACCATGGAAGGTCCAGTCAGATCAAGTGGTGGAGTTAGGTTCTTTTGTGATTCCCAAGGGGCAGCAGCAGGGTATGATCCGGTTTACAAGTGAGCGCATGGGCGAGTGGGCGCGTGCCGATGGCAATGGCTTACTGAGTTTGATTATTGTGCGCAAGACTTGTGAGCTGCGTGGAGAGGGACTGGTGCATGCCTTTGCCGGCAACCATTACCCTGAGGGGCAAGCCCCCCGATTGCTGATCGAGTTGGAATAG
- a CDS encoding heavy metal translocating P-type ATPase, translating to MPDAGIMLEKDFCPTAPKFWRCNDISGIQIKPRQTVLNPNREHSHGIEDHDHHGHHHGHHHHHHDWKPQLLSAVICGVLGVAAWVIGSQATPDRHILSIVLFMASFIAGAWFPAQEVWELLRKRIVDIHFLMLAVGIGAASIGHWGEGAVLLFLFSLSGAMEALAMARTEREIQGLFKEAPKQATRIDLEGQESAIDVDKIATGTLLRVRPGEQFPVDAKVISGSSSADESTLTGESIPVDKSLGDKVFSGTINTWGMIDCTAIRPANESALAKIIKLIRDAQESKAPSQRFTDKFGTGYTYAVLAASTLMFLIWHFGFGLPAFISTESTSSAFYRAMTLLVVASPCALVLSIPSAILAGIAAGARGGVLFRGGIAIEELAEIDHVAMDKTGTLTSGELEIVTVESFPPGNEQEVLNIAATLAHQSTHPLSRAITRHWKEQFPQKELTSSSGFRSLTGMGIEGHINGQHLSLGRRDLFIESWENMPELPSIGITETLVGNQQIRGRILLRDQIRPQSADLLTKLDQAGLKVTMLTGDRKESARKVADEIHLRDFLAELHPEDKVAAIRSWRDQGERVAMIGDGVNDAPSLAAADVAVGMGMRGSDAVLEQADVILMQDRLENFHYAYTLSRKARSIIHQNLVISLGVILVLVLGALGSFLPLTLGVIGHEGSTVVVVLNSLRLLFHRKVEAPASTKRLAL from the coding sequence ATGCCCGACGCAGGCATCATGCTGGAGAAAGATTTCTGCCCAACCGCACCGAAATTCTGGAGATGTAATGACATCTCGGGCATCCAAATCAAACCACGACAAACCGTGCTCAACCCGAATCGGGAGCATTCACACGGTATTGAAGATCACGATCACCATGGCCACCACCACGGTCACCATCATCACCACCACGATTGGAAACCTCAACTGCTGAGTGCCGTCATCTGCGGTGTATTGGGAGTCGCCGCCTGGGTCATCGGCAGTCAGGCAACACCCGATCGCCACATTCTCTCGATCGTTTTGTTTATGGCATCCTTCATTGCGGGTGCCTGGTTCCCGGCGCAGGAAGTCTGGGAACTCCTGAGGAAACGTATTGTCGATATTCATTTTTTGATGCTTGCTGTTGGAATCGGGGCCGCAAGCATCGGCCACTGGGGAGAAGGTGCGGTTTTACTTTTTTTGTTTTCCTTGAGTGGTGCGATGGAAGCTCTGGCCATGGCCAGAACCGAACGGGAAATCCAAGGGCTATTCAAAGAAGCGCCAAAACAAGCAACCCGGATTGATCTGGAGGGGCAAGAGTCTGCGATCGATGTTGATAAGATTGCAACGGGCACCTTGCTTCGAGTGCGCCCCGGCGAGCAATTCCCTGTGGATGCCAAAGTCATTTCAGGTTCCAGCTCAGCGGATGAATCCACCCTGACCGGAGAATCCATTCCTGTAGACAAATCCCTCGGAGATAAAGTATTCAGTGGAACCATCAACACCTGGGGGATGATTGATTGCACCGCCATTCGTCCAGCCAACGAAAGCGCGCTGGCAAAGATCATCAAACTGATCCGGGACGCGCAGGAGAGCAAGGCTCCCTCACAGCGTTTCACTGATAAATTTGGTACCGGCTACACCTATGCCGTTCTGGCGGCCAGCACGCTGATGTTTCTGATCTGGCATTTTGGCTTTGGCCTACCGGCATTCATCAGCACGGAATCAACATCATCCGCTTTTTACCGGGCCATGACCTTGCTGGTTGTTGCTTCACCCTGTGCGCTGGTCTTGTCCATTCCCTCCGCCATTCTAGCGGGTATTGCGGCTGGTGCCCGGGGCGGGGTTCTCTTTCGTGGTGGGATAGCAATCGAAGAGCTCGCCGAAATCGACCACGTCGCCATGGATAAAACCGGCACCTTAACATCCGGGGAGCTGGAAATCGTCACGGTGGAGTCATTCCCACCAGGGAACGAACAGGAGGTGCTCAACATTGCCGCCACCCTAGCCCACCAATCAACCCACCCGCTCAGCCGTGCAATTACCCGACATTGGAAAGAGCAATTCCCTCAGAAGGAGCTGACATCCAGCAGTGGGTTTCGCTCGCTTACCGGTATGGGAATCGAGGGTCACATCAACGGTCAACACCTGAGTCTGGGGCGGCGCGACCTCTTCATCGAATCATGGGAAAACATGCCCGAACTCCCCAGTATCGGCATCACCGAGACTCTGGTCGGCAATCAACAGATCCGGGGACGTATTCTACTGCGTGATCAAATCCGACCGCAAAGCGCCGACTTGCTCACCAAACTCGACCAAGCAGGACTCAAGGTAACGATGCTCACCGGCGACCGCAAGGAATCCGCCCGCAAAGTCGCCGATGAAATTCACTTGCGTGATTTTTTGGCAGAGCTCCACCCCGAGGACAAAGTCGCCGCCATCCGTTCCTGGCGCGACCAGGGTGAACGCGTCGCCATGATTGGTGATGGCGTCAATGATGCACCAAGCCTTGCCGCTGCGGATGTCGCCGTTGGCATGGGCATGCGCGGCTCCGATGCCGTGCTCGAACAAGCTGACGTCATTCTCATGCAGGACCGATTGGAAAACTTCCACTACGCCTACACCCTGAGCCGAAAAGCCCGAAGTATTATCCATCAGAATCTCGTCATCTCGCTCGGCGTCATTCTGGTGCTGGTGCTCGGGGCCTTGGGTAGCTTCCTCCCCCTCACTCTGGGCGTGATCGGACATGAAGGCAGCACCGTGGTCGTTGTGCTCAATAGCCTGCGCCTCCTCTTCCACCGTAAAGTGGAAGCACCAGCAAGCACCAAGAGGCTCGCCCTGTGA